The following coding sequences lie in one Mercenaria mercenaria strain notata chromosome 5, MADL_Memer_1, whole genome shotgun sequence genomic window:
- the LOC123556796 gene encoding uncharacterized protein LOC123556796 isoform X2 — protein MSVEVDTGGAGPTAKLVRMQATPEYIPTISGNVIVHGKHSAKTKSDDDGEGQLNAKKQWGRIKNVAQIQNEAQSETFSDTSDEESPRKPVGIADFQRTAKLFIQSKKVIKKVKSRYSGNAMRKFLARSSSSLNLSEVGTNLDSEMFNSFNLTDMHFRMRKKRHLKLAVLQQQFLNDLPSLAEMSVKERLTRKIELLEKIKNAGNVDEITIREKVENEKPPVKNFSRRQSRLRKSMDHSNFSVDVEKCLPAIIQKQDSTENIDLDMGIPVADIERDLALFRSRERIESDLNLPEDRLARFAMLKSNVERINAKFISFKKGNKTEKGGMADDKANEEKLYYVPSRFTQSGMARSYFKKYARLVLIVTQWINLIMNKKYDFEKELKSFVDIANEIEDKVVSSTMSEFGLSFDKKFFKANKEISLSSEVRKILTTRWWSRTPKMIKQVLNGLQYLRSLSEYPIQTQEKLCKVAWYQTIGPKKLIVRQGHHAESFYFILSGMAFVKKMIQDPVTGETKAQVAARLTKGHSFGEIGLLFDTLRTATVESATPMELLVIGKEDFVRIFMKAENPDDEPEHIQYLRKIPFMKEWPIDLLKLEPGACLTHYFKRGSLITDNDRHSEWLYIVMSGTCEVLKKLKAVRGRSLSEMRPKSDPMSDIILPELGMPNNHAKIYTGKSRTKKRTIHPQVFQDMTDFYDSLRRRLPSREKLRASYRPTSCDDDVFKQSHTGNDDVFVQVELLHPRQCFGLNTLRYVMEADDDVFDVGADETPILSLVSRGAEVIMLSKKVFLKYADQRCKIRVREQIKVYPSENVMQDNMQREADWSLYKETLLNQYIEKKLKHEKPRSKSNMY, from the exons ATGTCAGTAGAGGTTGATACCGGCGGTGCCGGTCCGACGGCGAAACTCGTCCGTATGCAAGCTACACCTGAATATATTCCAACGATAAGCGGAAATGTAATAGTACACGGAAAACACTCCGCAAAAACTAAGAGCGATGATGACGGAGAGGGGCAATTAAATGCCAAGAAGCAATGGGGGCGAATAAAAAATGTCGCTCAGATTCAAAACGAAGCTCAAAGTGAAACGTTTTCAGACACAAGTGACGAGGAGTCGCCACGAAAGCCAGTTGGTATCGCGGATTTTCAGCGAACAGCTAAATTATTCATTCAATCGAAGAAAGTAATCAAAAAGGTCAAATCCCGATATAGCGGGAACGCTATGAGAAAATTCCTGGCGAGAAGTTCGTCTTCGCTTAATTTATCGGAAGTCGGAACTAATTTAGACTCGGAAATGTTTAATAGTTTTAATTTAACAGACATGCATTTTAGAATGAGGAAAAAAAGACACCTAAAATTGGCAGTCTTACAGCAGCAGTTCTTAAATGATTTACCATCATTGGCTGAAATGTCAGTGAAAGAGCGTTTAACGCGTAAGATTGAATtgttggaaaaaataaaaaatgcggGAAATGTAGACGAAATTACTATACGAGAAAAGGTGGAAAATGAAAAACCTCCTGTAAAGAATTTTTCTCGCCGACAGAGTCGTCTTCGAAAAAGTATGGATCATTCGAATTTTTCTGTTGATGTAGAAAAGTGTTTGCCGGCCATCATTCAGAAACAAGACAGTACGGAAAACATTGACCTAGATATGGGGATTCCAGTTGCTGATATAGAAAGGGACTTGGCCCTATTCCGGAGCCGGGAGAGAATTGAAAGCGACCTTAACCTTCCTGAAGACCGACTAGCAAGGTTCGCAATGCTTAAGTCTAATGTTGAAAGAATTAATGCGAAATTTATTAGTTTTAAGAAaggaaataaaacagaaaaaggagGAATGGCAGACGACAAAGCAAACGAAGAGAAACTGTATTACGTCCCGTCTAGATTTACTCAGAGCGGAATG GCCAGGTCATATTTCAAGAAGTACGCCAGATTAGTGCTGATTGTTACTCAATGGATTAATTTGATCATGAA CAAGAAGTATGACTTTGAGAAAGAACTTAAGTCGTTTGTGGACATTGCTAATGAAATAGAAGACAAAGTGGTCAGCTCAACCATGTCCGAGTTTGGTCTGTCATTTGACAAGAAATTCTTCAAGGCAAACAAAGAG ATATCACTGAGTTCTGAAGTACGCAAGATTTTGACGACGCGGTGGTGGTCGCGAACACCGAAAATGATTAAACAG GTCTTGAATGGTTTACAGTATTTAAGATCTTTGTCTGAGTACCCGATACAGACACAAGAAAAACTCTGCAAGGTGGCATGGTACCAGAC AATCGGTCCAAAGAAGCTTATTGTAAGACAAGGACACCATGCGGAATCCTTCTACTTTATTCTATCCGGAATGG CCTTTGTGAAGAAAATGATCCAGGACCCAGTCACTGGCGAAACTAAGGCACAGGTTGCCGCCAGACTTACCAAAGGTCATAGTTTCGGG GAAATCGGTTTGCTGTTTGATACCTTGCGAACGGCAACAGTGGAAAGTGCGACGCCTATGGAGTTACTCGTTATTGGCAAGGAAGATTTTGTTCGAATCTTCATGAAGGCGGAAAACCCGGACGATGAGCCAGAGCATATACAATATCTCAG aaaaataccGTTCATGAAGGAGTGGCCGATAGATTTACTGAAACTAGAACCGGGAGCATGTCTTACACATTATTTCAA ACGTGGAAGTTTGATCACAGATAATGACAGACATAGCGAGTGGCTCTACATTGTGATGTCA gGTACCTGTGAAGTTCTAAAGAAGTTAAAAGCTGTAAGAGGTAGAAGTCTGAGCGAGATGAGGCCAAAATCTGACCCGATGTCGGACATTATTTTACCAGAGCTAGGAATGCCAAATAACC ATGCGAAAATCTACACAGGTAAAAGTCGTACCAAGAAAAGAACAATACACCCACAGGTATTTCAAGACATGACTGATTTCTACGATTCTTTGAGACGG agaCTTCCATCACGTGAGAAGCTACGTGCTTCCTACAGACCAACGTCATGTGACGATGACGTTTTTAAACAAAGTCATACCGGAAATGATGATGTGTTTGTGCAAGTTGAACTCCTGCATCCAAGACAGTGTTTT GGTTTGAACACTTTGAGATATGTAATGGAGGCTGACGATGACGTGTTTGATGTCGGAGCGGATGAAACGCCGATATTATCACtg gTAAGCAGGGGCGCAGAAGTGATAATGCTGTCAAAGAAAGTTTTCTTGAAGTATGCGGATCAGAGATGCAAGATACGGGTCCGGGAGCAGATAAAGGTGTACCCATCCGAGAATGTCATGCAGGACAACATGCAGAGGGAAGCTGACTGGAGTCTCTACAAGGAGACACTATTAAACCAGTACATAGAGAAGAAACTAAAGCACGAAAAGCCCAGGTCAAAATCAAACATGTATTAA
- the LOC123556796 gene encoding uncharacterized protein LOC123556796 isoform X1 — MSVEVDTGGAGPTAKLVRMQATPEYIPTISGNVIVHGKHSAKTKSDDDGEGQLNAKKQWGRIKNVAQIQNEAQSETFSDTSDEESPRKPVGIADFQRTAKLFIQSKKVIKKVKSRYSGNAMRKFLARSSSSLNLSEVGTNLDSEMFNSFNLTDMHFRMRKKRHLKLAVLQQQFLNDLPSLAEMSVKERLTRKIELLEKIKNAGNVDEITIREKVENEKPPVKNFSRRQSRLRKSMDHSNFSVDVEKCLPAIIQKQDSTENIDLDMGIPVADIERDLALFRSRERIESDLNLPEDRLARFAMLKSNVERINAKFISFKKGNKTEKGGMADDKANEEKLYYVPSRFTQSGMARSYFKKYARLVLIVTQWINLIMNKKYDFEKELKSFVDIANEIEDKVVSSTMSEFGLSFDKKFFKANKEISLSSEVRKILTTRWWSRTPKMIKQVLNGLQYLRSLSEYPIQTQEKLCKVAWYQTIGPKKLIVRQGHHAESFYFILSGMAFVKKMIQDPVTGETKAQVAARLTKGHSFGFSWEDGEIGLLFDTLRTATVESATPMELLVIGKEDFVRIFMKAENPDDEPEHIQYLRKIPFMKEWPIDLLKLEPGACLTHYFKRGSLITDNDRHSEWLYIVMSGTCEVLKKLKAVRGRSLSEMRPKSDPMSDIILPELGMPNNHAKIYTGKSRTKKRTIHPQVFQDMTDFYDSLRRRLPSREKLRASYRPTSCDDDVFKQSHTGNDDVFVQVELLHPRQCFGLNTLRYVMEADDDVFDVGADETPILSLVSRGAEVIMLSKKVFLKYADQRCKIRVREQIKVYPSENVMQDNMQREADWSLYKETLLNQYIEKKLKHEKPRSKSNMY, encoded by the exons ATGTCAGTAGAGGTTGATACCGGCGGTGCCGGTCCGACGGCGAAACTCGTCCGTATGCAAGCTACACCTGAATATATTCCAACGATAAGCGGAAATGTAATAGTACACGGAAAACACTCCGCAAAAACTAAGAGCGATGATGACGGAGAGGGGCAATTAAATGCCAAGAAGCAATGGGGGCGAATAAAAAATGTCGCTCAGATTCAAAACGAAGCTCAAAGTGAAACGTTTTCAGACACAAGTGACGAGGAGTCGCCACGAAAGCCAGTTGGTATCGCGGATTTTCAGCGAACAGCTAAATTATTCATTCAATCGAAGAAAGTAATCAAAAAGGTCAAATCCCGATATAGCGGGAACGCTATGAGAAAATTCCTGGCGAGAAGTTCGTCTTCGCTTAATTTATCGGAAGTCGGAACTAATTTAGACTCGGAAATGTTTAATAGTTTTAATTTAACAGACATGCATTTTAGAATGAGGAAAAAAAGACACCTAAAATTGGCAGTCTTACAGCAGCAGTTCTTAAATGATTTACCATCATTGGCTGAAATGTCAGTGAAAGAGCGTTTAACGCGTAAGATTGAATtgttggaaaaaataaaaaatgcggGAAATGTAGACGAAATTACTATACGAGAAAAGGTGGAAAATGAAAAACCTCCTGTAAAGAATTTTTCTCGCCGACAGAGTCGTCTTCGAAAAAGTATGGATCATTCGAATTTTTCTGTTGATGTAGAAAAGTGTTTGCCGGCCATCATTCAGAAACAAGACAGTACGGAAAACATTGACCTAGATATGGGGATTCCAGTTGCTGATATAGAAAGGGACTTGGCCCTATTCCGGAGCCGGGAGAGAATTGAAAGCGACCTTAACCTTCCTGAAGACCGACTAGCAAGGTTCGCAATGCTTAAGTCTAATGTTGAAAGAATTAATGCGAAATTTATTAGTTTTAAGAAaggaaataaaacagaaaaaggagGAATGGCAGACGACAAAGCAAACGAAGAGAAACTGTATTACGTCCCGTCTAGATTTACTCAGAGCGGAATG GCCAGGTCATATTTCAAGAAGTACGCCAGATTAGTGCTGATTGTTACTCAATGGATTAATTTGATCATGAA CAAGAAGTATGACTTTGAGAAAGAACTTAAGTCGTTTGTGGACATTGCTAATGAAATAGAAGACAAAGTGGTCAGCTCAACCATGTCCGAGTTTGGTCTGTCATTTGACAAGAAATTCTTCAAGGCAAACAAAGAG ATATCACTGAGTTCTGAAGTACGCAAGATTTTGACGACGCGGTGGTGGTCGCGAACACCGAAAATGATTAAACAG GTCTTGAATGGTTTACAGTATTTAAGATCTTTGTCTGAGTACCCGATACAGACACAAGAAAAACTCTGCAAGGTGGCATGGTACCAGAC AATCGGTCCAAAGAAGCTTATTGTAAGACAAGGACACCATGCGGAATCCTTCTACTTTATTCTATCCGGAATGG CCTTTGTGAAGAAAATGATCCAGGACCCAGTCACTGGCGAAACTAAGGCACAGGTTGCCGCCAGACTTACCAAAGGTCATAGTTTCGGG TTTTCCTGGGAAGATGGG GAAATCGGTTTGCTGTTTGATACCTTGCGAACGGCAACAGTGGAAAGTGCGACGCCTATGGAGTTACTCGTTATTGGCAAGGAAGATTTTGTTCGAATCTTCATGAAGGCGGAAAACCCGGACGATGAGCCAGAGCATATACAATATCTCAG aaaaataccGTTCATGAAGGAGTGGCCGATAGATTTACTGAAACTAGAACCGGGAGCATGTCTTACACATTATTTCAA ACGTGGAAGTTTGATCACAGATAATGACAGACATAGCGAGTGGCTCTACATTGTGATGTCA gGTACCTGTGAAGTTCTAAAGAAGTTAAAAGCTGTAAGAGGTAGAAGTCTGAGCGAGATGAGGCCAAAATCTGACCCGATGTCGGACATTATTTTACCAGAGCTAGGAATGCCAAATAACC ATGCGAAAATCTACACAGGTAAAAGTCGTACCAAGAAAAGAACAATACACCCACAGGTATTTCAAGACATGACTGATTTCTACGATTCTTTGAGACGG agaCTTCCATCACGTGAGAAGCTACGTGCTTCCTACAGACCAACGTCATGTGACGATGACGTTTTTAAACAAAGTCATACCGGAAATGATGATGTGTTTGTGCAAGTTGAACTCCTGCATCCAAGACAGTGTTTT GGTTTGAACACTTTGAGATATGTAATGGAGGCTGACGATGACGTGTTTGATGTCGGAGCGGATGAAACGCCGATATTATCACtg gTAAGCAGGGGCGCAGAAGTGATAATGCTGTCAAAGAAAGTTTTCTTGAAGTATGCGGATCAGAGATGCAAGATACGGGTCCGGGAGCAGATAAAGGTGTACCCATCCGAGAATGTCATGCAGGACAACATGCAGAGGGAAGCTGACTGGAGTCTCTACAAGGAGACACTATTAAACCAGTACATAGAGAAGAAACTAAAGCACGAAAAGCCCAGGTCAAAATCAAACATGTATTAA